From a single Halobellus ruber genomic region:
- a CDS encoding peptidylprolyl isomerase codes for MGDDSDFEDPDNPAVTLHTTKGDITLELFEQRAPRTVENFLGLATGDIEWSDPETGETRTDSLYEGTIFHRVIGDFMIQGGDPEGTGEGGPGYTFDDEFHEDLNHDEAGILSMANRGPDTNGSQFFITLGPQPRLDGRHAVFGHVVDGMDVVEEIGTVPTDRNDKPMREIEIESLDVE; via the coding sequence ATGGGAGACGACTCCGACTTCGAGGATCCCGACAACCCCGCGGTCACGCTGCACACCACGAAAGGCGACATCACGCTCGAACTATTCGAGCAGCGCGCCCCGCGGACCGTCGAGAACTTCCTGGGGCTTGCGACCGGCGACATCGAGTGGTCCGACCCCGAGACCGGCGAGACGCGAACCGACTCGCTGTACGAGGGCACCATCTTCCACCGCGTCATCGGCGACTTTATGATCCAGGGTGGCGATCCCGAGGGGACCGGCGAGGGCGGCCCCGGCTACACCTTCGACGACGAATTTCACGAGGACCTCAACCACGACGAGGCGGGGATCCTCTCGATGGCGAACCGCGGTCCCGACACCAACGGCTCGCAGTTCTTCATCACGCTCGGCCCGCAGCCGCGCCTCGACGGCCGGCACGCGGTCTTCGGTCACGTCGTCGACGGGATGGACGTCGTCGAGGAGATCGGGACGGTCCCGACCGACAGAAACGACAAGCCGATGCGGGAGATCGAGATCGAGTCCCTCGACGTCGAATAG
- a CDS encoding anthranilate phosphoribosyltransferase, translating to MAQAPEPAGFGEWPLKRLMTEVVGSGIKSAEDMTREQATDAMRRILAGEPDPTTLGAFWLANRWKHNVAEELAAYTDVLAEDVVSAEPDADPVDCGANYDGKGDTAILGAAAGLVAAGAGTPVVTHSGDRVPTQKQDAYKHVLDDLGVRTELDPAESAAMVDETGFGFYYQPAFAPHVDGLEGRRDQMGVRTFVNTVETLLNPAGADVHLGSFYHLAFAKKITDTFGLMASQSPGRVVMFQGMEGYDDIRPGYTKVGEWRDGEFTDYEIETPEYGMDFESEDLEVDPDDVAGDSAALTEEIIAGDREDHFADAVALNAAFRIYARDDADTLEEGLELARDSIESGAAEAVLDDLRAF from the coding sequence ATGGCACAAGCGCCGGAGCCCGCCGGGTTCGGGGAGTGGCCGTTGAAGCGACTGATGACGGAGGTCGTCGGCTCGGGGATCAAGTCCGCGGAGGATATGACCCGTGAACAGGCGACCGACGCGATGCGGCGGATTCTCGCCGGCGAGCCCGATCCCACCACCCTCGGGGCGTTCTGGCTCGCGAACCGCTGGAAGCACAACGTCGCCGAGGAGTTGGCGGCCTACACCGACGTGCTCGCCGAGGACGTCGTCTCCGCCGAACCCGACGCCGACCCGGTCGACTGCGGCGCCAACTACGACGGCAAGGGCGACACCGCGATCCTGGGGGCGGCGGCGGGGCTCGTCGCCGCCGGCGCGGGCACGCCGGTGGTGACACACTCCGGCGACCGGGTCCCCACCCAGAAGCAGGACGCCTATAAGCACGTCCTCGACGACCTCGGAGTGCGGACCGAACTCGACCCCGCGGAGAGCGCCGCGATGGTCGACGAGACGGGGTTCGGCTTCTACTACCAGCCCGCCTTCGCGCCGCACGTCGACGGCCTCGAGGGCCGCCGGGACCAGATGGGCGTGCGGACGTTCGTAAACACCGTCGAGACGCTGCTGAACCCCGCGGGAGCGGACGTCCATCTCGGCTCCTTCTACCACCTCGCGTTCGCGAAGAAGATCACCGACACGTTCGGTCTGATGGCGTCCCAAAGCCCCGGGCGCGTCGTGATGTTCCAGGGGATGGAAGGGTACGACGACATCCGGCCCGGGTACACGAAGGTCGGCGAGTGGCGCGACGGCGAGTTCACCGACTACGAGATCGAGACGCCGGAGTACGGGATGGACTTCGAATCCGAGGACTTAGAGGTCGACCCCGACGACGTCGCCGGCGACTCCGCGGCGCTGACCGAGGAGATCATCGCAGGCGACCGCGAGGACCACTTCGCGGACGCGGTCGCGCTCAACGCCGCGTTCCGGATCTACGCCCGCGACGACGCCGACACCCTGGAGGAGGGCCTCGAACTCGCCCGTGACAGCATCGAGAGCGGGGCCGCCGAGGCCGTGCTCGACGACCTGCGGGCGTTCTGA
- the ahbB gene encoding siroheme decarboxylase subunit beta encodes MSALDDDWRADLDAVDAALIDEYQSGFPVVERPFRVVADELGTGEDEALDRVRRLRERGIFRRFGAVLNPPVIGSSTLAAVSAPEARFDGIAEVINGYRQVNHNYRRDHVWNMWFVVTAASREKRDAILAEIEAETGCEVLALPMLTDYYIDLEFPVVNDDAFARESVAATDASATRISEDAAAGLSDLDAALLVEIQDGFPLSATPYRDVADAIGADVDEVVGAVGRLLADGCIKRVGCVVNHVVTGFDANCMVVWDVPDDRLDARGEAVGELPYVTLCYHRPRRPDQGWEYNLFTMIHGRETDAVNQKVDELAAEHLPFDHERLYSTATLKQTGARYDDLVSAGPE; translated from the coding sequence ATGAGCGCACTGGACGACGATTGGCGTGCTGATCTCGACGCGGTCGACGCCGCCCTGATCGACGAGTACCAGAGCGGCTTCCCCGTCGTCGAGCGGCCCTTCCGCGTCGTCGCCGACGAACTCGGCACCGGGGAAGACGAGGCGCTGGACCGCGTCCGGCGCCTCCGCGAACGCGGGATCTTCCGCCGGTTCGGCGCGGTGCTGAACCCGCCCGTTATCGGGAGTTCCACGCTCGCGGCCGTCTCGGCGCCCGAAGCGCGGTTCGACGGGATAGCAGAGGTGATCAACGGGTACCGACAGGTGAACCACAACTACCGGCGGGACCACGTCTGGAACATGTGGTTCGTCGTGACCGCCGCCTCCCGGGAGAAACGCGACGCGATCCTCGCGGAGATCGAGGCCGAAACCGGGTGTGAGGTGCTGGCGCTTCCGATGCTCACCGACTACTACATCGATCTCGAGTTCCCGGTCGTCAACGACGACGCGTTCGCCCGCGAGAGCGTGGCTGCGACCGACGCGTCGGCGACGCGGATCTCCGAGGACGCGGCCGCGGGGCTCTCCGACCTCGACGCCGCCTTGCTGGTGGAGATCCAGGACGGCTTCCCCCTCTCTGCGACGCCGTACCGTGACGTCGCCGACGCGATCGGCGCCGACGTCGACGAGGTCGTCGGCGCGGTCGGCCGCCTGCTTGCGGACGGCTGCATCAAGCGGGTCGGCTGCGTCGTCAACCACGTCGTCACGGGGTTCGACGCCAACTGTATGGTCGTCTGGGATGTCCCCGACGACCGACTCGACGCCCGCGGTGAGGCCGTGGGGGAACTGCCCTACGTCACGCTGTGTTACCACCGCCCGCGACGCCCCGACCAGGGGTGGGAGTACAACCTCTTCACGATGATCCACGGCCGGGAGACCGACGCCGTCAACCAAAAGGTCGACGAGCTCGCGGCCGAGCACCTCCCGTTCGACCACGAGCGGCTCTACTCGACTGCGACGCTGAAACAGACCGGCGCGCGGTACGACGACCTCGTGAGCGCCGGCCCGGAGTGA
- a CDS encoding CehA/McbA family metallohydrolase encodes MSLTVRIDPHVHSEASYDGTDPPELILEQAAEIGLDAVVITDHDVIHESVRAAELAPKYGLVGIPGVEVSTADGHLLAIGVEEMPPRRAPMAETTAWIQGRGGIAIVPHPFQRSRHGVRKRRLRGVDPDAIEVYNSWAFTGWKNRRARRYARAHAYPGVAGSDAHKVGYVGRAYTEIDIGGVDRADLTADVIVEAIGDGAIRVEGRRTPIPISARHYAGAGARRSRYYAKYSAIRSGALAKTGVVGAARTLYRLAPISV; translated from the coding sequence GTGTCGCTCACCGTCAGAATCGACCCGCACGTCCACTCCGAGGCCTCCTACGACGGAACGGACCCTCCCGAGTTGATCTTAGAGCAGGCCGCGGAGATCGGGCTCGACGCGGTCGTGATCACCGACCACGACGTGATCCACGAGTCCGTCCGCGCGGCGGAACTGGCGCCGAAATACGGGCTGGTGGGGATCCCCGGAGTCGAAGTGTCGACGGCGGACGGCCACCTGCTCGCGATCGGCGTCGAGGAGATGCCGCCGCGGCGCGCGCCGATGGCAGAGACCACGGCGTGGATCCAGGGCCGCGGCGGGATCGCGATCGTGCCGCACCCGTTTCAGCGGAGCCGCCACGGCGTCCGGAAACGCCGGCTCCGCGGCGTCGACCCCGACGCGATCGAAGTGTACAACTCCTGGGCGTTCACCGGGTGGAAGAACCGTCGGGCGCGGCGGTACGCGCGGGCGCACGCCTATCCCGGCGTCGCCGGCAGCGACGCCCACAAGGTCGGCTACGTCGGCCGCGCGTACACCGAGATCGACATCGGAGGCGTCGACCGCGCGGACCTCACGGCCGACGTGATCGTGGAGGCGATCGGCGACGGCGCGATCCGGGTCGAAGGGCGGCGGACGCCGATCCCGATCTCCGCTCGACACTACGCCGGCGCGGGCGCCAGAAGGAGCCGGTACTACGCCAAATACAGCGCGATCCGGAGCGGTGCCTTGGCGAAGACCGGCGTCGTCGGGGCCGCACGGACGCTGTATCGGCTCGCGCCGATCTCGGTGTAG